Proteins encoded by one window of Kineococcus endophyticus:
- a CDS encoding ThuA domain-containing protein, with protein MTRQALVVRGGWDGHSPVEATELFIPHLEANGFTVRVEDLGTDFGSASKATPTVYTDAEYLATVDLIVQCNTMNTIEQAEFEGLRTAVENGTGFAGWHGGIADSYRANSDYLTLVGGQFGCHPGKHPDEREGGPQDNYMPYRVNMLPEAASHPITEGVEDFDLVTEQYWVLSDDYVDVLATTTQAVREWDPWTRPVTSPAVWTRQWGKGRIFVATPGHDPATLKNENVKTIIERGLLWAAR; from the coding sequence GTGACTCGCCAGGCCCTCGTCGTCCGCGGCGGCTGGGACGGGCACTCGCCCGTCGAGGCCACCGAACTGTTCATCCCGCACCTGGAGGCGAACGGCTTCACCGTCCGCGTCGAGGACCTCGGCACCGACTTCGGGTCGGCCTCGAAGGCCACGCCGACGGTGTACACCGACGCCGAGTACCTGGCGACGGTGGACCTGATCGTCCAGTGCAACACCATGAACACCATCGAGCAGGCCGAGTTCGAGGGCCTGCGCACGGCCGTCGAGAACGGCACCGGGTTCGCCGGCTGGCACGGCGGCATCGCCGACTCCTACCGCGCGAACTCGGACTACCTCACCCTCGTCGGGGGCCAGTTCGGGTGCCACCCGGGCAAGCACCCCGACGAGCGGGAGGGTGGTCCGCAGGACAACTACATGCCCTACCGGGTCAACATGCTGCCCGAGGCGGCGTCGCACCCCATCACCGAGGGCGTCGAGGACTTCGACCTCGTGACCGAGCAGTACTGGGTGCTGTCCGACGACTACGTCGACGTGCTCGCCACGACGACGCAGGCCGTCCGCGAGTGGGACCCGTGGACCCGCCCGGTCACCTCGCCGGCGGTCTGGACGCGGCAGTGGGGCAAGGGCAGGATCTTCGTCGCCACGCCGGGGCACGACCCGGCCACGCTGAAGAACGAGAACGTCAAGACGATCATCGAGAGGGGCCTCTTGTGGGCAGCCCGCTGA